One window from the genome of Nitrospira defluvii encodes:
- a CDS encoding DUF167 domain-containing protein, translating into MSSADSQRQRRIPSEAEIVRTTPDGAIIAVHVQPKASRTACAGIHGQAVKIRVAAPPSDGAANDELCRFLARLCDLPSSAVVILSGAGSRQKLVLVKGRSAEQVRAQLQLH; encoded by the coding sequence GTGAGCAGCGCAGATTCCCAGCGCCAACGCCGAATTCCATCAGAAGCAGAGATCGTTCGCACCACGCCTGACGGCGCGATCATCGCGGTGCATGTCCAGCCGAAAGCTTCGCGTACAGCATGTGCCGGGATCCATGGTCAGGCGGTGAAGATTCGTGTGGCCGCGCCGCCGTCTGACGGGGCAGCGAACGACGAGTTGTGCCGCTTTCTTGCCCGTCTCTGTGATCTTCCGTCGAGTGCGGTCGTCATTCTGAGCGGAGCGGGGAGCCGGCAGAAACTGGTCCTAGTCAAGGGCCGTTCAGCGGAGCAGGTGCGTGCGCAACTCCAACTGCACTGA
- a CDS encoding ferredoxin-thioredoxin reductase catalytic domain-containing protein yields MAEPSKESLEKMWKYVKGFAEKSGTSMHPNQAVTNAVVLGLAAHIDELGKPLCPCNFYPDKQAESKLRRWMCACDEMQIYKYCHCLLFVNEEGMPITEYLPEDHEGRQCYGLVPDPTPDKGRALRHKALPMATKDAPPASPPDPAV; encoded by the coding sequence ATGGCTGAGCCAAGCAAAGAAAGTCTCGAGAAGATGTGGAAGTATGTCAAAGGCTTCGCTGAGAAGAGCGGCACGAGCATGCACCCGAATCAGGCGGTGACCAACGCCGTCGTTCTGGGATTGGCCGCGCACATCGACGAGTTAGGCAAGCCACTCTGCCCCTGCAACTTCTACCCCGACAAACAGGCCGAATCCAAGTTGCGGCGCTGGATGTGCGCGTGCGACGAAATGCAGATCTATAAATATTGCCACTGTTTGCTCTTCGTGAACGAAGAAGGCATGCCAATCACCGAGTACCTGCCCGAGGACCACGAAGGGCGTCAATGCTACGGCCTCGTCCCTGATCCGACTCCTGACAAGGGCCGGGCGCTCCGGCACAAGGCGCTGCCCATGGCGACAAAGGACGCACCTCCTGCTTCCCCTCCGGATCCCGCGGTGTAA
- the nuoF gene encoding NADH-quinone oxidoreductase subunit NuoF produces the protein MTLPQPRVLQKLDGAPWEIDPYLKTGGYDAWRKCLKDLTPADVVGEIKKAGLRGRGGAGFPTGIKWDKVLNHRVQERYFVCNAGEHEPGTFKDRHLLKHIPHQLIEGCLIASRTVNAKASYIYVNHEYEEEEANLRKAIAQARERGLLGKNILGTGVDLDLEVFSGHGSYVAGEETAMLESMQGRPAMPRQKPPFYPTDFGLYGKPTLVNNVETLCNIPQILKNGAAWFTQVGTEKCPGTMLFSLSGSVNRPGVYEMPMGVTIRDLIETCGGGVPNGRKIKAVFPGGPAFSMVTADQLDLPMDFDSLKKAGTGLGSAGTIVIDDATCMVAATLKYSNFFKGESCGQCPPCRMGTINLATLVEKIERGEGSQKDLDSLLQLCGFVKGTGYCTLITGAAVLVQSSLRLFQHEFEEHIRLQRCPFQPAHTGAGAKS, from the coding sequence GTGACCCTACCTCAACCACGGGTATTGCAGAAGCTTGATGGGGCGCCATGGGAAATCGACCCCTACCTCAAGACCGGCGGCTACGACGCATGGCGAAAGTGTCTGAAGGACCTGACGCCCGCTGACGTGGTCGGAGAAATCAAAAAGGCCGGTCTGCGTGGGCGGGGTGGCGCCGGTTTCCCAACCGGTATCAAATGGGACAAGGTGCTCAATCATCGGGTGCAGGAGCGCTATTTCGTCTGCAACGCCGGTGAGCATGAGCCAGGGACCTTCAAGGACCGTCATCTCCTGAAACATATCCCACATCAACTGATCGAGGGCTGCCTGATCGCGTCACGAACAGTCAACGCGAAGGCGTCCTATATCTATGTGAACCATGAGTACGAGGAAGAAGAAGCGAATCTGAGGAAAGCCATTGCTCAGGCGCGTGAGCGCGGCCTGTTGGGGAAGAATATTCTGGGCACGGGTGTCGACTTGGATCTAGAGGTGTTCTCCGGTCACGGCAGTTATGTGGCGGGAGAAGAGACGGCGATGTTGGAATCGATGCAAGGGCGTCCTGCGATGCCCCGGCAGAAGCCGCCATTTTATCCCACGGACTTCGGCCTGTATGGGAAGCCGACGCTGGTCAACAATGTCGAAACCTTGTGCAATATCCCTCAGATTTTGAAGAATGGGGCCGCATGGTTCACTCAGGTCGGGACTGAGAAATGTCCCGGCACCATGCTCTTCTCGCTCAGCGGATCGGTCAATCGGCCTGGCGTGTATGAAATGCCGATGGGCGTCACGATTCGGGACCTGATCGAGACGTGCGGCGGGGGCGTTCCGAATGGACGGAAGATCAAGGCCGTGTTTCCTGGAGGCCCGGCGTTCTCAATGGTCACGGCCGACCAACTGGACCTGCCGATGGATTTTGATTCGCTCAAGAAGGCCGGGACCGGGCTCGGTTCGGCTGGAACTATCGTCATTGATGATGCGACCTGCATGGTGGCGGCAACCCTCAAGTATTCGAACTTTTTCAAGGGCGAAAGCTGCGGACAATGTCCTCCTTGCCGAATGGGTACGATCAATCTGGCTACGCTGGTCGAGAAAATTGAGCGAGGTGAAGGTAGCCAAAAGGATCTGGACTCTCTCCTGCAACTCTGCGGATTTGTGAAAGGCACGGGCTATTGTACGCTCATCACCGGCGCCGCAGTGTTGGTGCAGAGTAGTCTCCGGTTGTTCCAGCATGAATTTGAGGAACACATTCGACTGCAGCGCTGTCCGTTTCAGCCTGCGCACACCGGGGCCGGCGCGAAGAGCTAG
- the erpA gene encoding iron-sulfur cluster insertion protein ErpA, translating into MVTITQLAEQKIKELMTEEKDVVGLRIYVRGGGCHGYQYGMAFESKMADDDTVIEKGDVKVIMDSQSAPLLQGAEVDYVDSLQGSGFSIKNPQAKTTCGCGSSFSA; encoded by the coding sequence ATGGTAACGATTACGCAATTGGCCGAGCAGAAAATAAAAGAACTCATGACTGAGGAGAAGGACGTCGTCGGGCTGCGGATTTACGTCCGCGGCGGAGGATGCCACGGCTATCAGTATGGAATGGCATTTGAGTCGAAAATGGCCGATGACGATACGGTTATCGAAAAAGGTGATGTGAAGGTCATCATGGACTCCCAAAGTGCGCCGCTGCTGCAGGGGGCGGAAGTCGATTATGTCGATAGCTTGCAGGGGTCCGGATTCTCCATCAAGAATCCACAAGCGAAGACCACCTGCGGGTGTGGCAGCTCCTTCAGTGCATAA
- a CDS encoding 6-carboxytetrahydropterin synthase, which produces MSQATVTRRYRFCAAHRLHTDQLSVEDNRTIFGKCNNPNGHGHNYVVFVSVRGEIDPRSHQVVDVLKLDAVVERTVVRRFDHQDLNQDPEFASQTTTGENLVLLIWNLLVNEMPAGRLVKVGVIETRDNYFEYSGSAAQTRAEDGVRHG; this is translated from the coding sequence ATGTCACAGGCTACCGTCACGCGCCGGTATCGGTTTTGCGCCGCCCATCGTCTGCATACCGACCAACTATCCGTGGAAGACAACCGGACCATTTTCGGCAAGTGCAACAACCCAAACGGACATGGGCATAACTATGTGGTGTTCGTCTCCGTGAGGGGGGAGATCGATCCCCGCAGTCACCAAGTGGTGGACGTATTGAAACTGGACGCCGTGGTCGAGCGGACCGTGGTGCGGCGTTTCGACCATCAGGACTTAAATCAGGATCCTGAGTTTGCGAGCCAAACGACGACGGGGGAAAACCTGGTCCTGCTGATCTGGAATCTGCTCGTGAACGAGATGCCGGCGGGACGGCTCGTCAAGGTCGGGGTGATCGAGACGCGAGACAACTACTTCGAATATTCCGGGTCCGC
- a CDS encoding M28 family metallopeptidase, translated as MPPLLLWLLLALISVTATGCLRTMDAIDPRALPVTSPSARQLHAHVSFLASPELSGRQPGSIGNRQAAHYIEEQFRAVGLQPLPSLGGYRQTISERMGDNILGIIPPIDGTGTTRWIVIGAHYDHLGYPFLGADDNASSIAILIETGRSLAKASRYGILFVAFNSEESPYFGTPEMGSQFLFHHPPPEIGAADNLQAVIIMDLMGGVHWTPLKNAIFATGAEKSPEFYRHVTRTSVPSLTVFPVGIHLVEEIPDRGHKAFSDYDVFRNHQIPFLFLSAARSPRYHTAGDVASTLNYERMAATVEWLNQLVALMGQDETLYTFHPQRVEFADEVASFRGIVEQAIHEETLIPGTSRWSLRKLRQDVDWMRELDRSAPTPQQLERLERISIRVQCLIADYSGCFTF; from the coding sequence GTGCCACCCCTTCTCCTCTGGCTGTTGTTAGCCCTCATCTCCGTCACCGCGACCGGTTGCCTCCGCACGATGGACGCCATCGATCCGAGAGCCTTGCCGGTCACCAGCCCCTCCGCTCGGCAACTCCATGCCCACGTGTCCTTCCTGGCCAGTCCCGAATTGTCCGGACGCCAACCGGGTAGCATCGGCAACCGCCAGGCTGCACACTACATCGAGGAACAGTTTCGTGCGGTCGGACTGCAACCGCTCCCCTCCCTCGGCGGCTATCGGCAGACCATCTCTGAACGGATGGGCGACAACATCCTCGGAATCATTCCACCGATCGACGGCACCGGCACCACACGCTGGATTGTGATCGGTGCCCATTATGACCACCTGGGGTATCCCTTCCTCGGAGCCGACGACAACGCCTCCTCCATCGCCATTCTGATCGAAACAGGCCGCAGCCTGGCCAAGGCCTCCCGCTACGGTATCCTGTTCGTAGCGTTCAACAGCGAGGAATCCCCGTATTTCGGTACGCCGGAAATGGGCTCGCAATTTCTGTTTCATCACCCGCCACCGGAAATCGGCGCTGCCGACAATCTTCAAGCTGTCATCATCATGGACCTGATGGGAGGCGTGCACTGGACACCGCTCAAGAATGCGATTTTCGCCACCGGCGCGGAGAAAAGCCCGGAATTCTACAGACACGTCACTCGCACGTCGGTGCCATCGCTCACCGTATTCCCGGTTGGAATTCATCTTGTCGAAGAAATCCCTGATCGCGGGCACAAGGCCTTCAGCGATTATGACGTGTTCCGCAACCACCAGATCCCGTTTCTCTTTCTGTCCGCGGCGCGCTCACCTCGCTATCACACGGCAGGCGATGTCGCCAGTACGCTTAACTACGAACGCATGGCCGCCACCGTTGAATGGCTCAACCAGCTCGTCGCGCTGATGGGACAGGACGAGACCCTGTATACCTTTCACCCCCAACGGGTGGAGTTCGCCGATGAAGTCGCATCATTTCGCGGCATCGTGGAACAAGCCATTCACGAGGAGACACTCATTCCCGGGACGTCACGCTGGTCGCTAAGGAAATTGCGGCAGGATGTCGACTGGATGCGGGAGTTGGACCGATCGGCGCCCACGCCGCAACAACTGGAGCGGCTGGAACGGATTTCTATTCGGGTGCAATGCCTGATCGCCGACTATTCAGGTTGCTTTACCTTCTAA
- a CDS encoding CbbQ/NirQ/NorQ/GpvN family protein produces the protein MNEGRTATVSKGYEQGIDQYRIAQEPFYADVRGEVGLFTIAAKSRMPVMLKGPTGCGKTRFVQHMAYRLGRPLITVACHEDLTASDLVGRYLLKGQETVWMDGPLTLGVKQGAIVYLDEIVEARKDTTVIIHPLSDDRRLLPIEKKGQVIEAVDDFMLVISYNPGYQSILKDLKQSTKQRFMAIEFDYPMPAIEAQVVAHEAGVGAEIAQRLVKIAEKVRNLKNHGLEEGVSTRLLIYAATLIKQGVPAERACDVALARPITDDPDMLRSIVEVVKAVF, from the coding sequence ATGAACGAGGGGCGAACGGCGACGGTTTCGAAGGGGTACGAACAAGGCATCGACCAATACCGGATTGCCCAGGAGCCCTTTTATGCCGACGTGCGGGGTGAGGTGGGCCTGTTTACCATCGCCGCCAAGAGCCGGATGCCGGTCATGCTCAAGGGGCCGACGGGCTGCGGAAAAACGCGATTCGTCCAGCACATGGCCTATCGGTTGGGCCGGCCGTTGATTACCGTGGCTTGCCATGAAGACCTGACTGCTTCCGATCTCGTCGGCCGCTACCTCTTGAAGGGCCAGGAGACGGTGTGGATGGACGGTCCGCTCACGCTTGGAGTGAAGCAGGGGGCCATTGTCTATCTGGACGAGATCGTCGAGGCCCGCAAAGACACCACCGTCATCATCCATCCGTTGAGCGATGACCGGCGGCTCCTGCCGATCGAGAAAAAGGGGCAGGTCATCGAGGCGGTTGATGACTTCATGCTGGTCATCTCATACAACCCCGGCTACCAAAGCATCCTGAAAGATCTGAAACAAAGCACCAAACAGCGCTTTATGGCTATTGAGTTTGATTATCCAATGCCGGCGATCGAGGCTCAGGTTGTGGCGCACGAGGCCGGTGTGGGTGCCGAGATCGCGCAACGGCTTGTGAAGATTGCTGAGAAAGTCCGCAATCTGAAGAATCATGGCCTCGAAGAGGGCGTCAGCACTAGGCTGCTGATCTATGCCGCGACCTTGATCAAGCAGGGTGTTCCAGCTGAGCGCGCTTGCGATGTGGCCCTGGCCCGTCCGATCACCGATGATCCGGACATGTTGCGTAGCATTGTTGAAGTTGTGAAAGCGGTGTTCTAA
- a CDS encoding urate hydroxylase PuuD, whose protein sequence is MKFLEDPYQTLGAGFALAVGLIVVYLGMAGVGVGEADWFGLVIRWVHFLAGITWIGLLYFFNLINAGFLKSLDGPTKNIVIPKLMPAALNWFRHGATVTVLAGIVLYGYLYAKGGTGAMALGIGGLLGIIMMGNVHGVIWPNQKKVIAAVAAAAQGTPAPPEMAQWGKTALYASRINFLLSIPMLFFMGAGSHLK, encoded by the coding sequence ATGAAATTTCTCGAGGATCCGTATCAGACATTGGGCGCAGGGTTTGCGCTTGCTGTCGGATTGATAGTCGTCTATTTGGGGATGGCGGGAGTGGGAGTGGGTGAGGCCGACTGGTTCGGACTGGTCATTCGCTGGGTTCATTTCCTGGCCGGTATTACCTGGATCGGACTGTTGTATTTCTTCAACCTGATCAATGCTGGCTTTCTCAAGAGCTTGGACGGACCGACGAAGAACATCGTCATCCCGAAGCTGATGCCGGCGGCGCTGAATTGGTTCCGACATGGGGCTACGGTAACCGTGCTTGCCGGCATCGTCCTCTATGGCTACCTCTATGCGAAGGGGGGGACCGGGGCCATGGCGCTAGGCATCGGTGGGCTGCTCGGCATCATCATGATGGGAAATGTGCATGGCGTGATCTGGCCAAATCAGAAGAAAGTGATTGCGGCGGTGGCTGCTGCCGCACAGGGCACACCAGCTCCGCCGGAGATGGCTCAGTGGGGTAAGACCGCGTTGTATGCTTCGCGGATCAACTTCCTGTTGTCGATCCCGATGCTGTTTTTCATGGGCGCTGGGAGCCATCTAAAGTAG
- a CDS encoding nitric oxide reductase activation protein NorD has protein sequence MASGRASQQLLDLLADQLGGDSAAAVVTTIAESSVRPDTLDGVLVLLEELTDEAPKAARGAIDALAELQRRGLLAEVLPWLDLGVALAADSGALALRFFKESPILLGLLEPPQRRVVLTAGLELADRQANVAVEFIRIAPDVISVLSPDDWPTWLDLACELAETDFALAVEYIRQIPSIAPVLTPELVRPWVRFGMQLIVENSLGKPDYLGALEFFRTSPSILQDIADQEQRHHVMRLGAQMAERSPEAGITALAEAPSILRGLPNDEWRVQVLRYGLLLAERDADTALAYFRRCPELVALIGSGDGAVEKFQAWFASGMEVLEFSLDGGRAYFAMESEKALGALSQAMSGVPLRQIARRVSLFAQALCGRDVRIHDLPHALESVQPMARATVSEDGRSIGLPSIVRRYPTYDENVRLYMVMTAHEAGHLEFGTFDLPIACLQDLTQELAQRYGRKASREARSLGDVFARYPQPGLIRDLWALLEDARVEYLLRAEYPGLSRDLALIAKDAVSVRGLAHGMTVRELVVDQLLLLSTTEADSVLIPDAVKREVEELWGLCRTIFHAQASAEEAVRLADRLYVRMDELLRVRRETIPTQDEAEVPEQSIPAPKSSEDLSETYRSMDNWDYRGAMDPNLVRDRADSSSEDRAASGQGDSEGGTGLAGDSGGSSGAGTARSQQTSQEMLVAGRRPPSMVEEMLAVEGEGRQPQDEKAGATKAVRYHEWDAAIQDYRMNWSRVLEREAAEGASEFVEATLAAQRGPVRLLRRYFESLRPPGLRRMPGQVDGEDLDMDALVGRLADLKAGIEPSERMYVRREKREREVAAAFLVDLSGSTSRQVEQGRRIIDIEKQGLVLLCEALTAIGDQFAVYGYSGQGRHQVDFVVIKGFDEPVTGRAGAKLGGIVPLQQNRDGAAIRHATSKLLARQAKTRLLVVISDGRPLDDGYKDEYALEDTRVALREARACGIEPVCITIDKQADPYLRRMYGDVRYVVIDRVEGLPEKLPRIYHRLTA, from the coding sequence ATGGCGTCTGGGCGCGCGTCCCAACAACTTCTTGATCTGCTTGCCGACCAACTTGGAGGGGACTCTGCTGCGGCAGTGGTGACCACCATCGCCGAATCGTCCGTCAGGCCTGACACGTTGGACGGGGTATTGGTGCTGCTGGAAGAGCTCACGGATGAGGCCCCGAAAGCAGCGAGGGGAGCCATTGACGCCTTGGCGGAGTTGCAACGCCGGGGACTTCTTGCCGAGGTGTTGCCCTGGTTGGATTTGGGAGTGGCTCTTGCCGCGGATTCCGGGGCCTTGGCCCTGCGATTCTTTAAAGAAAGTCCGATCCTGCTGGGTCTGCTCGAACCGCCGCAACGACGAGTCGTGCTGACGGCGGGGCTGGAGCTTGCCGATCGGCAGGCCAACGTGGCGGTGGAGTTTATTCGGATTGCGCCGGACGTCATCAGCGTGCTGTCGCCGGACGACTGGCCCACCTGGCTGGACTTGGCCTGCGAACTGGCGGAGACGGATTTTGCCTTGGCCGTGGAATATATCCGTCAAATTCCCTCCATCGCGCCCGTGTTGACGCCAGAGCTGGTGCGTCCGTGGGTGCGGTTCGGGATGCAATTGATCGTGGAGAACAGTCTCGGTAAGCCGGATTATTTGGGGGCGTTGGAGTTTTTCCGGACAAGTCCCTCCATCCTGCAAGACATCGCTGATCAGGAGCAACGCCATCATGTCATGCGATTGGGCGCGCAGATGGCTGAGCGTTCGCCGGAAGCCGGCATTACGGCCTTGGCAGAGGCCCCGTCGATTCTTCGCGGTTTGCCGAACGACGAATGGCGGGTGCAGGTGTTGCGCTACGGACTGCTGCTGGCCGAGCGTGATGCCGACACGGCCCTGGCCTATTTCCGGCGTTGTCCTGAATTGGTCGCCCTGATCGGATCCGGCGACGGGGCGGTCGAGAAATTCCAGGCCTGGTTCGCTTCCGGCATGGAGGTGTTGGAATTCAGCCTCGACGGGGGACGCGCCTATTTTGCGATGGAATCGGAGAAGGCGTTGGGCGCGCTGTCGCAGGCGATGAGTGGTGTGCCGCTTCGCCAGATCGCGCGGCGTGTCAGCTTGTTTGCGCAGGCGCTCTGTGGTCGGGATGTGCGTATCCACGATCTGCCTCATGCGCTTGAGTCGGTCCAGCCCATGGCTCGCGCCACGGTCAGTGAAGACGGTCGGAGTATCGGACTTCCCTCTATCGTTCGACGTTATCCGACGTATGACGAGAATGTGCGCCTCTATATGGTTATGACTGCGCATGAAGCTGGCCACCTCGAATTCGGTACCTTCGACTTGCCCATCGCCTGCCTGCAGGACCTGACTCAGGAACTTGCGCAACGATATGGGCGCAAGGCCTCACGGGAAGCCCGCAGCCTGGGGGATGTGTTTGCACGATATCCTCAACCCGGTCTGATCCGCGATCTCTGGGCCCTCCTCGAGGATGCCAGGGTGGAGTATTTGCTGCGCGCCGAATATCCGGGATTGAGCCGGGATTTGGCCTTGATTGCCAAAGACGCGGTGAGTGTTCGAGGTCTTGCGCATGGGATGACGGTGCGGGAACTGGTCGTCGACCAGTTGCTGCTCCTCTCCACCACCGAGGCAGATTCCGTTTTGATTCCTGATGCCGTGAAACGTGAGGTCGAGGAGCTCTGGGGACTCTGTCGGACGATCTTTCATGCGCAAGCAAGTGCTGAGGAGGCGGTACGACTCGCCGATCGGCTCTATGTGCGGATGGACGAGTTGCTCAGGGTTCGCCGGGAAACGATTCCCACCCAGGATGAGGCAGAGGTGCCCGAACAGTCGATCCCTGCTCCCAAGTCGTCGGAGGATCTATCCGAGACCTATCGCTCTATGGACAACTGGGACTACCGCGGTGCGATGGATCCCAACCTGGTGAGAGATCGAGCCGACTCGAGTTCTGAGGATCGCGCGGCTTCCGGCCAGGGGGACAGCGAGGGTGGTACCGGCTTGGCCGGCGATTCCGGTGGCTCGTCAGGCGCCGGCACGGCGCGATCGCAGCAGACATCGCAAGAGATGTTGGTTGCTGGGCGACGCCCGCCCAGCATGGTGGAAGAGATGTTGGCGGTGGAGGGCGAGGGGCGCCAACCTCAGGATGAGAAGGCCGGGGCGACCAAGGCGGTGCGATACCATGAATGGGATGCCGCCATTCAGGACTATCGCATGAACTGGTCCCGCGTGTTGGAGCGAGAAGCGGCCGAGGGGGCATCGGAGTTTGTCGAAGCGACCTTGGCGGCTCAGCGCGGACCGGTCCGGCTGTTGAGACGGTATTTTGAGAGTCTGCGTCCCCCCGGACTTCGGCGAATGCCCGGCCAGGTAGACGGTGAAGACTTGGACATGGACGCCCTCGTCGGTCGGCTCGCTGATCTGAAGGCAGGTATTGAACCATCGGAGCGGATGTATGTGCGGCGGGAAAAGCGGGAGCGGGAGGTGGCGGCGGCGTTCCTAGTCGATCTCAGCGGTTCCACCAGCCGACAGGTGGAGCAGGGGAGACGGATCATCGACATTGAAAAGCAGGGGTTGGTGTTGTTGTGCGAGGCGCTCACCGCGATCGGCGACCAATTCGCGGTCTATGGGTATTCGGGACAGGGACGGCATCAGGTGGATTTTGTGGTGATCAAAGGGTTCGATGAGCCGGTGACCGGTCGAGCGGGCGCCAAATTGGGGGGGATCGTTCCGCTTCAGCAGAATCGTGACGGGGCGGCGATCCGCCATGCCACGAGTAAACTGCTCGCCCGCCAGGCGAAGACGCGATTACTGGTCGTCATCAGTGACGGACGGCCGTTGGATGACGGGTACAAGGACGAGTATGCGCTTGAAGACACCCGTGTGGCGCTGCGGGAAGCCCGGGCCTGCGGCATCGAGCCGGTGTGTATCACGATCGACAAGCAGGCGGATCCCTATCTGCGGCGGATGTACGGAGACGTACGGTACGTGGTCATTGATCGTGTGGAGGGGTTGCCGGAGAAGCTGCCGAGGATTTACCATCGGCTGACCGCCTGA
- the mdh gene encoding malate dehydrogenase: MGRPKITVVGAGNVGGTVAQRLAEKDAYEVVLVDIVPGVPQGKALDITQAGPVCGYSTRVVGTNGYDETAGSSIAVITSGIPRKPGMSRDELLATNAKIVRSVVQELVSRSPNIILLLVTNPLDAMVHVARQVSRLPKSRVLGMAGVLDTARLRSFVAEELHVSGMDVQAMVLGGHGDTMVPLVRQTTVAGTPITDRLPQDRLAALIKRTQDGGAEIVGLLKTGSAFYAPSAAAVDMVEAIMNDQKRVLPCAMLCEGEYGLKDVIVGVPVTLGRSGGESIVEYELTAEERRALQASADAVRELCGVVDRLMTA, translated from the coding sequence ATGGGACGACCAAAGATTACGGTAGTGGGTGCGGGAAACGTCGGGGGAACGGTCGCGCAGCGGTTGGCCGAGAAGGATGCCTACGAGGTCGTGCTCGTCGACATTGTTCCGGGGGTTCCGCAGGGCAAGGCCTTGGATATTACCCAGGCCGGCCCGGTGTGCGGCTACAGCACCAGAGTTGTCGGGACGAACGGCTATGACGAGACTGCGGGGTCGTCCATCGCTGTCATCACCTCGGGGATCCCCCGCAAGCCGGGCATGAGCCGTGATGAACTGCTGGCGACGAATGCCAAGATCGTCAGATCCGTCGTGCAGGAATTGGTGTCGCGTTCGCCGAACATCATTTTGCTCCTGGTCACCAATCCCTTGGACGCCATGGTGCATGTGGCACGTCAGGTCAGCAGGCTGCCGAAATCGCGGGTGCTCGGGATGGCAGGGGTGCTGGACACGGCCCGATTGCGGTCGTTCGTTGCGGAAGAGTTGCATGTGTCCGGGATGGATGTGCAAGCCATGGTGTTGGGCGGCCACGGCGATACGATGGTGCCGTTGGTGCGGCAAACGACGGTGGCCGGTACTCCCATTACCGACCGGCTGCCTCAGGATCGGCTGGCGGCGTTGATCAAGCGCACGCAGGACGGCGGGGCGGAGATCGTGGGACTGCTCAAGACCGGCAGCGCGTTTTATGCACCGTCGGCTGCGGCGGTTGATATGGTCGAAGCGATCATGAACGATCAGAAGCGTGTGCTCCCCTGTGCGATGTTGTGCGAAGGGGAATATGGGTTGAAGGATGTGATTGTCGGTGTGCCGGTGACGTTGGGCCGGTCCGGTGGAGAGTCCATTGTGGAATATGAGCTGACGGCCGAAGAACGGCGCGCCTTGCAGGCCTCAGCCGATGCGGTGCGAGAGCTGTGTGGTGTGGTTGATCGTCTGATGACCGCCTAG
- a CDS encoding 2Fe-2S iron-sulfur cluster-binding protein: MPHVSFLHPQGRSGEVDANLTLLEAAKALGFQLNHDCGGNASCTTCRVEVQAGGDNLSEIDFDEQDLLDREALSEPWHRLGCQARVLGDVVVRVPETKWAQPTSSSSGQGEKRGVGLP; this comes from the coding sequence ATGCCGCATGTGAGTTTTCTCCATCCCCAGGGGCGCAGCGGGGAAGTCGACGCCAACCTCACACTGTTGGAAGCGGCCAAAGCGCTCGGTTTCCAACTGAATCATGATTGCGGCGGCAATGCGTCGTGTACGACCTGTCGAGTCGAGGTCCAGGCTGGCGGAGACAACCTGTCTGAAATCGATTTTGACGAACAGGATTTATTGGATCGCGAAGCCCTTTCAGAACCGTGGCATCGGCTTGGGTGCCAAGCGCGGGTGCTGGGTGATGTCGTGGTCAGAGTCCCCGAGACCAAATGGGCTCAACCGACGTCCTCGTCGTCGGGCCAGGGTGAGAAAAGAGGGGTCGGGCTTCCGTAA